One Phaseolus vulgaris cultivar G19833 chromosome 2, P. vulgaris v2.0, whole genome shotgun sequence DNA window includes the following coding sequences:
- the LOC137811196 gene encoding DEAD-box ATP-dependent RNA helicase 5: MGRRNDAVLVSEPVAEEVPYSPELDSEKKKKKKKNKNKDKQHESENSPKRKLDELDHQNGTESKKKKKKKHHDSKENAEETNGDGNNDNGANRDETVADRSVVVTGKNAGDAKYAALKNFLDSGLPENVLECCKGFEKPSPIQSRAWPFLLDRRDLIGIAATGSGKTLAFGIPAIMHVLGKRKGKGSRGRNPLCLVLSPTRELAQQISDVMCDAGSSCGVESICLYGGTSKGPQISSLKSGIDIVIGTPGRIQDLIEMGVCCLKEVSFVVLDEADRMLDMGFEQIVRSILGQTSSDRQMVMFSATWPLAVHHLAQEFMDPNPVKVVVGSEDLAANHDVMQIVEVLDDRARDRRLVALLEKYHKSQSNRVLVFVLYKNEAKRVENMLQEGGWKAVSIHGDKAQHDRTKALSLFKKGTCPLLVATDVAARGLDIPDVEVVINYSFPLTTEDYVHRIGRTGRAGKKGVAHTFFTQQNKGLAGELVNVLREAGQIVPDALLKFGTHVKKKESKLYGAHFKEIPVDAPKSQKKTFDNSDDED; this comes from the exons ATGGGTCGGAGAAACGACGCCGTTTTAGTCAGCGAACCAGTCGCCGAAGAAGTCCCCTACAGCCCCGAGCTCGATtccgagaagaagaagaagaaaaagaagaataagaacaaAGACAAGCAGCATGAAAGCGAAAACAGCCCTAAACGAAAGCTCGACGAACTCGACCATCAAAACGGCACCGAAtcgaagaagaagaaaaagaagaagcacCACGACTCCAAAGAGAATGCAGAGGAAACCAACGGTGACGGGAACAACGACAACGGCGCTAATCGCGATGAAACGGTGGCGGACAGGTCTGTGGTTGTTACAGGCAAGAATGCCGGAGATGCGAAGTACGCGGCGTTGAAAAACTTTTTGGATTCTGGACTTCCAGAGAATGTGCTGGAGTGCTGCAAGGGTTTCGAGAAGCCTTCTCCGATTCAATCGCGGGCGTGGCCTTTCTTATTGGACCGTCGTGATTTGATTGGAATCGCTGCCACTGGATCAG GGAAAACGTTGGCGTTTGGGATACCGGCGATTATGCATGTTTTGGGAAAGCGGAAGGGTAAAGGTTCCAGGGGGCGGAACCCTCTCTGCCTCGTGCTCTCTCCTACTAGAGAGCTAGCACAACAA ATATCAGATGTCATGTGTGATGCTGGTAGTTCTTGTGGTGTGGAATCAATCTGTTTGTATGGTGGAACCTCCAAAGGCCCACAAATCTCCTCTCTAAAATCTGGCATT GACATTGTCATTGGAACTCCGGGTCGTATCCAGGATCTAATTGAAATGGGTGTCTGTTGCCTCAAAGAAGTATCTTTTGTG GTacttgatgaagcagatcggatGCTTGATATGGGTTTTGAGCAAATAGTTCGCTCTATTCTGGGTCAGACATCTTCTG ATCGTCAAATGGTTATGTTCAGTGCTACATGGCCTTTGGCAGTTCATCATTTGGCTCAGGAGTTTATGGATCCCAATCCTGTAAAA GTTGTTGTAGGTTCAGAAGACTTGGCTGCCAATCATGATGTCATGCAGATAGTTGAG GTCTTGGATGACCGGGCTCGGGATAGGCGCCTGGTTGCTTTACTGGAAAAGTACCACAAATCTCAGAG CAATCGAGTATTGGTCTTTGTTTTGTACAAAAATGAAGCCAAACGAGTTGAAAATATGCTTCAAGAAGG GGGTTGGAAGGCTGTTTCAATACACGGGGACAAAGCTCAACATGATCGCACAAAGGCACTCTCATTGTTCAAGAAGGGAACCTGTCCTTTGCTG GTTGCTACTGATGTGGCTGCACGGGGATTGGATATTCCAGATGTTGAAGTAGTGATAAACTATAGTTTTCCTCTCACTACAGAAGATTATGTTCATAGAATTGGGCGGACTGGACGAGCTGGTAAGAAAGGTGTTGCCCATACATTCTTCACACAGCAGAATAAG GGACTTGCTGGGGAGCTGGTGAATGTTTTGAGGGAAGCAGGGCAAATTGTACCCGATGCCCTCCTGAAATTTGGCACACATGTAAAGAAAAAG GAGTCCAAGCTTTACGGGGCGCACTTCAAGGAAATCCCTGTTGATGCTCCAAAGTCTCAAAAGAAAACATTTGACAACTCTGACGATGAAGACTAA